From the Chthoniobacterales bacterium genome, one window contains:
- a CDS encoding glycosyltransferase — protein sequence MFETLPSLLAFQPKFYSGGPVRFHLPLLYDLIATLKPGRVVTLGFGDGQAFFTFCQAVTELGLDGECVAVRRERDGEAETDDTAWEKGKDDGQEVYGECARYFGSASAALAELAEGSVNLLLLDDCDSGAEIRADLAAWASKLAPEAIVLLHGAGLERVDSPKTAWTEWTAQRVSTEFPAGLGLGLARQSPPDSSAPFLLKQLFGSSEEARDLGAIYALAAARIDALGRAEQAEKTTATLQVRQIWLDSLLADRGKVQTIMDHQGRSIAALEQAQAELQDHFENLRRDRAKAQLVMDGQQEQLRNWVAEAEKLKSQIEKLKTQVKDQKQILNAAKIACRRGGKCFQVQGGPKVRKSFGERVVRELKRLPRSFRISRPPKAVPDSKEAAAPAASRQPVDRYAAWISEHEPDETALERQRQSSGEFSTRLKISLLTPVHNTPANYLEEMFQSVAAQTYGNWEICVIDGGSDRPETIETLRRWEASEARIRIERLTENLGIAENTNRALQMASGDLVACVDHDDLLAPFALFELARAALEFEQADIFYSDEDRLSAKGKRHAPFFKPEWSPELLLASMYIGHLTAYRRSLALELGGFRKEFDMSQDYDFALRATERAKSIRHIPHVLYHWREHAASGSTGGKPGARQTNLAALGEAMRRRNLPAEIIEYPTANRARLKVANWPRVSIIVPTDSPMRAQACLRDLPQATKYPDLEIILVTNSKLAEPLRFLEGENVIFRFVPYDTPFNFSDKCNLGAEAATGTRLIFFNDDVESIQPDWIQNLIEPLENPEVGAVAPKLVYETGQIQHAGLVTGVRGLIGTAFHQRAADSTEHVNFAQSLRDVSALSAACLAMRRSDFFQVGGFDAANTPIAHSDVDLCFKVREAGLRCVYTPYATLRHLGHVSIGATETKSRPRKADKATTFLLKRWGSYVTHDPYFTDNMRDWLHLDSPTPIRMHAVQPAAPIDASPDLLFVSHDLTLSGAPLLLLHLARWCSRNGMFVTVMAPTDGPLREKYENAGIPLIIDPLCETGHESFGKFARDFDCVLTNTVRTEGAVRAAHKANVPVIWWVHETRVGEHYLREEAKLRSALPMADAILAPTERTASVYRPCTESPVVCSPYGIPDVRGESDGGWNESPPDILRFLLLGSIEPRKGQDIFLEAISLLPEWVQKVTEFRLIGRVMDSEFGSRIEKSAARLPNVVIEAESDHAAALEAIQRCHVLVCSSRDEALPVTILEALSFGKAVISARVGGIGEVLTEAKDAILVKPEDPKALANAIQRIVGKPELARQLGEAGRATFEEKLSEERFGADFRELVAEVIRTKT from the coding sequence ATGTTCGAGACGTTGCCGAGCCTGCTCGCGTTCCAGCCGAAATTTTATTCCGGCGGGCCGGTTCGTTTTCATCTCCCGTTGCTCTACGACCTCATCGCGACCTTGAAACCGGGAAGGGTGGTGACCTTAGGATTTGGCGACGGCCAGGCCTTTTTCACCTTTTGCCAGGCTGTCACGGAACTGGGACTGGATGGCGAATGCGTGGCCGTCCGGCGCGAGCGGGACGGCGAGGCGGAGACTGACGATACTGCCTGGGAAAAAGGGAAGGATGATGGGCAGGAAGTTTACGGCGAGTGCGCTCGCTACTTCGGTTCCGCGAGCGCGGCCCTCGCGGAGCTGGCGGAGGGGAGCGTCAATCTTCTGCTGCTGGATGATTGCGACTCGGGGGCGGAAATCCGAGCCGATTTGGCCGCCTGGGCTTCCAAGCTGGCTCCAGAGGCAATCGTGTTGCTGCACGGCGCCGGCCTCGAGCGGGTTGATAGCCCGAAAACGGCTTGGACGGAATGGACCGCCCAGCGAGTGAGCACGGAGTTTCCAGCCGGTCTCGGGCTCGGCTTGGCCCGACAATCACCGCCCGATTCTTCCGCCCCGTTTCTATTGAAACAGCTTTTTGGATCTTCCGAAGAGGCAAGGGATCTGGGCGCCATTTACGCGCTGGCCGCGGCTCGCATTGACGCGCTGGGGCGCGCCGAGCAGGCGGAAAAAACCACTGCCACCCTCCAGGTTCGGCAAATCTGGCTCGATTCGCTCCTCGCGGACCGCGGGAAAGTCCAGACGATCATGGACCATCAGGGCCGCTCGATTGCGGCGCTCGAACAGGCCCAGGCGGAACTCCAGGATCATTTCGAAAATCTGCGCCGTGATCGCGCGAAGGCTCAGCTTGTCATGGACGGCCAGCAGGAGCAGCTCCGGAACTGGGTTGCGGAAGCGGAGAAGCTGAAAAGCCAAATCGAAAAACTCAAAACCCAGGTCAAGGACCAGAAGCAGATCCTCAACGCCGCGAAGATTGCCTGTCGGAGGGGAGGGAAATGTTTTCAGGTGCAGGGTGGACCGAAGGTCCGCAAATCTTTTGGGGAAAGGGTCGTCCGCGAACTCAAGCGTCTTCCGCGCAGTTTCCGGATTTCTCGCCCGCCAAAGGCAGTCCCGGATTCCAAAGAAGCTGCGGCGCCGGCCGCGTCCCGCCAGCCGGTCGACCGATATGCGGCCTGGATCAGCGAACACGAGCCGGACGAAACGGCCCTCGAGCGGCAGCGCCAGAGTTCGGGAGAATTTTCAACGCGCCTCAAGATCAGTCTGCTGACCCCGGTCCATAACACTCCGGCAAATTATCTGGAGGAGATGTTCCAGTCCGTCGCAGCTCAAACCTATGGCAATTGGGAGATATGCGTGATCGACGGCGGCTCGGATCGCCCGGAAACAATCGAGACGTTGCGGCGCTGGGAAGCAAGCGAGGCACGGATTCGGATCGAGCGATTGACGGAGAATCTCGGCATCGCGGAGAACACCAACCGCGCTTTGCAAATGGCGAGCGGCGATCTGGTGGCATGCGTCGACCATGACGATCTCCTGGCCCCTTTTGCCTTGTTTGAGTTGGCGCGGGCTGCCCTGGAATTCGAACAGGCCGATATTTTTTACAGCGACGAAGACCGCCTGAGCGCGAAAGGAAAACGGCACGCGCCCTTTTTCAAGCCGGAGTGGAGCCCTGAACTTCTCCTGGCCTCGATGTATATCGGGCATCTGACCGCTTACCGCCGTTCCCTGGCCCTGGAGCTGGGCGGATTCCGGAAGGAATTCGATATGTCGCAGGACTACGACTTTGCCTTGCGGGCAACGGAGCGCGCGAAATCGATTCGGCACATTCCACATGTTCTTTACCACTGGCGCGAGCACGCGGCTTCCGGGTCGACGGGGGGCAAACCCGGAGCGCGCCAGACCAATCTGGCCGCTTTAGGGGAAGCGATGCGCCGGCGTAATCTTCCCGCTGAGATCATCGAATACCCGACCGCGAATCGAGCGCGCTTGAAGGTCGCAAACTGGCCGCGCGTGTCGATCATTGTGCCGACGGATTCGCCGATGCGCGCGCAGGCGTGTTTGCGCGATCTGCCGCAGGCAACGAAATATCCCGACCTCGAGATCATCCTGGTGACCAACTCCAAGCTGGCCGAGCCGCTCCGGTTCCTGGAAGGGGAGAACGTTATCTTTCGCTTTGTGCCCTATGACACCCCCTTTAACTTCTCCGACAAATGCAATCTGGGCGCGGAAGCGGCCACTGGGACGCGGTTGATTTTTTTCAACGACGATGTCGAGAGCATCCAGCCCGACTGGATTCAAAACCTGATCGAGCCGCTCGAGAATCCTGAGGTGGGAGCCGTTGCGCCCAAGCTGGTTTATGAGACCGGCCAAATTCAACACGCCGGCCTGGTCACCGGCGTCCGCGGATTGATCGGAACGGCTTTTCACCAGCGCGCGGCGGATTCGACCGAGCATGTCAATTTCGCGCAATCGCTGCGCGACGTCTCCGCGCTCTCGGCGGCCTGCCTGGCGATGCGGCGGAGCGATTTTTTCCAGGTCGGCGGCTTCGATGCGGCCAACACGCCCATCGCGCATTCCGACGTTGACCTGTGTTTCAAGGTGCGCGAGGCCGGGTTGCGCTGTGTTTACACGCCATACGCCACCTTGCGCCATCTCGGCCACGTCTCGATCGGTGCGACGGAAACAAAAAGTCGCCCCCGCAAGGCCGACAAGGCGACGACATTTTTGCTGAAACGCTGGGGCAGCTACGTCACTCATGATCCCTATTTCACGGACAATATGCGGGACTGGCTGCATCTCGATTCCCCGACGCCGATCCGAATGCATGCCGTCCAGCCCGCCGCACCAATTGATGCTTCGCCCGATCTCCTTTTTGTCTCGCACGACCTGACCTTGAGCGGCGCGCCCCTGTTGCTCCTGCACCTCGCTCGGTGGTGCTCGCGTAACGGGATGTTTGTCACGGTGATGGCCCCGACGGATGGGCCGTTGCGCGAAAAATACGAGAACGCGGGTATTCCGCTGATCATTGATCCGCTCTGCGAAACCGGACACGAATCGTTCGGCAAATTCGCGCGCGATTTCGATTGTGTCCTGACGAATACGGTCCGGACCGAGGGCGCGGTCCGGGCCGCGCATAAGGCGAACGTGCCGGTCATTTGGTGGGTGCACGAAACCCGGGTGGGCGAACATTACCTGCGCGAAGAAGCGAAACTGCGCTCGGCCTTGCCAATGGCCGACGCTATCCTCGCGCCGACGGAACGGACCGCCAGCGTGTACCGGCCGTGTACTGAATCACCGGTGGTCTGTTCGCCGTACGGAATTCCCGATGTTCGTGGTGAGAGTGATGGGGGATGGAACGAATCACCGCCGGACATTCTCCGCTTTCTGCTCCTGGGCAGCATCGAACCGCGGAAGGGTCAGGATATCTTTCTGGAAGCCATTTCGCTCCTGCCCGAGTGGGTGCAAAAGGTGACGGAATTTCGCCTGATCGGTCGGGTAATGGATTCGGAATTCGGCTCTCGCATCGAGAAGTCAGCGGCTCGACTGCCAAATGTGGTGATCGAGGCGGAAAGCGATCACGCCGCCGCATTGGAGGCGATTCAACGTTGCCACGTCCTGGTTTGTTCATCGCGGGACGAGGCCCTGCCGGTGACGATTCTCGAGGCGTTGTCCTTCGGCAAAGCGGTGATCTCAGCGAGGGTCGGCGGAATTGGCGAAGTGCTGACCGAGGCGAAGGACGCGATTCTCGTTAAACCCGAAGATCCCAAAGCCCTGGCGAACGCGATCCAGCGAATCGTCGGCAAGCCGGAATTGGCCCGCCAGCTCGGGGAGGCTGGTCGCGCTACCTTCGAAGAAAAACTTTCGGAGGAACGGTTTGGCGCCGATTTCCGCGAGCTGGTCGCCGAAGTCATCCGTACCAAGACGTGA